Part of the Pseudomonas sp. Leaf58 genome is shown below.
GATCTCGCTGATCAGTTCTTTGTTGGCCTCCTGAAAGCGCGTTGCAACCAGCGTGCGAATCGAGAACACACGCAGGGCGTCATGTACCGACAGGGTGCCTTCGGCGCTGTTCTTGCGGCCGTTGAACGGGTAGGTGTCGGGGCCACGCTGGCATTGCGCGTTGATGTTGATGCGCCCGACCTGGTTGGCGAAGATATCGACCAGGCTGCCGATGGTCGCCGGGTCATTGCCGAACAGGCTCAGTTGCTGGCCGTAGTCGGAGTCCAGGACATAATCGATCACGGTCTGCAGATCGCGGTACGGCACCACCGGCACCAGTGGGCCGAACTGCTCTTCGTGGTACACGCGCATGTGTTGATTCACCGGGTACAGCAAGGCCGGGTAGAAGAACGACCCGCGGCTATGCCCGCCACCTTCGTTGAGCACGCGTGCGCCTTTACCCGTGGCATCGGCGACCAGGCCATTGAGGTAGTCGACTTTGCCGGGCTCCGGCAGCGGGGTCAGTGCCACGCCAGGTTCCCACGGCATGCCGGGTTTGAGCGCGGCCAGCTTGTGCTGGAACTTGTCGAGGAAGGCGTCCACCACGTCCTCGTGGACGAACAGGATCTTCAGCGCCGTGCAGCGCTGGCCATTGAACGACAGGGCACCGGTGACCGCCTCTTCGACGGCGTTGTCGAGGTCTACCTGGGGCAGCACGATACCTGGGTTTTTGGCATCCAGCCCCAGTGCGGCACGCAGGCGGTGCGGGCGCGGGTGCAGTTTTTTCAGGTCGCTGGCAGCCTTGTGCGTACCGATGAAGGCGAACACATCGACCTTGCCGCTGGCCATCAGCGCGCTCACTGTTTCCCGGCCACGGCCATAGATGACGTTGATCACGCCCGGCGGGAAGCTGTCACGGAACGCTTCGAGCAATGGGCGAATCAGCAGCACGCCGAACTTGGCCGGCTTGAACACCACGGTGTTGCCCATGATCAGCGCCGGGATCAGCGTGGTGAAGGTTTCATTGAGCGGGTAGTTGTACGGACCCATGCACAGCGCAACGCCCAACGGGGCACGACGGATCTGGCCCAGCGTGCCCTGTTCCAGCTCGAAGCGGCTGGAGCGGCGGTCGAGGTCCTTGAGCGCGTTGATGGTGTCGACGATGTAGTCGCAGGTGCGGTCGAATTCCTTTTCCGAGTCCTTGAGGTTCTTGCCGATCTCCCACATCAGCAGCTTGACCACGGCCTGGCGCTGCTCACGCATGCGCGCCAGGAAGGTTTCGACATGCTGGATGCGCTCGGCCACGCGCATGTTCGGCCAGGCGCCGCGGCCTTTGTCGTAGGCCTGCACGGCAGCATCGAGGGCGCTGAGCGCGGTGTCGGCATCGAGCAGCGGGGCGCTGCCCAGCAGCACTTGGCGTTCTTCGTTGCCTTCCTTGAGCCAAACCGGGCTGCGCACCGTGGCCAAGGGGCCGTCCCAGCGCCTGAGCTCGCCGTTCACCAGGTAATCGCGTTGTTCCAGGGGGGCTTCCAGGCGCCAGGTTTCAGGGATGTTGTCGGCGCTGGGGAAGAGTGAATCGAGCAGACGGTCCATGGGTACTGCACCTCACATTGCGGGGCGGGTTTCAAGCCAGGTGAATCGCTTCAGCTACGAGCATGCACCGGCCGCCGGAAAAACACCAGTCTGGCCTATCCTGGCCACCCGTGCCTTTCGGTTGCCACAACGATTTTGACGCCATTAAACTTCACGAAAATTCAACAAGCGGTACAAATTTGCAATCAAAGTGCCACTTGCTAAGGCCGTGGTGCGTCCCTTAGATTGTTGCTCGATGTGCGCGAGAAGTTGTTGCTCTTGCTGAGCCGTTGTCCTTTTTCGATAGACCATTGAGCACTTCAAAGGGCGTAGAGGAAGACATGAAAGCGACCTTGACGGCAATTGCCCGGAAATTCATATCACCTTCCCAGCGCTATACATTGAGGCTGCTGGCCAGCCAGGTGCGTGAAGTACTGGCGCGTGCCTGTTTCTGGCGCTGGGAAGTTGCCAGGTTTCGGCTGCAGCAGGAAAGCCCCTACGAATTTTTGTATATCGGCAGGAAGCAACAGCGGGAAATGGCCAAGCTGCTGATTGCCGGCAAAGGCCAGGCCAGCGCTGCAATTATTGACAGTGCCCGCGCGACGGCGGCGGCCGACCACGTAGTGGTGGTTAGCGAAATGCCGACGTCGGGGGCATTGTCGGTGCCGCATTACCTCAGCGCCGTGGTGCCGCTAGGGCGCGCGCTGGAGGACATCACGGCACGCTACGACAGCGAGTTGCGCCGCAGCATCCGCAAGAACCGCCCGCTGTACCAGATGCGCCAGGCCCTCTCGGACGATGAGATCGCCATGGCGGACCGCGACCTGCTGCGCCCCTATGCCAGCGCCAGGCAGGGTGTTCATGCCGCGCAGTTCCCCACCGAGGATGTATTTCGCATAGCCAAACACGTGGGGCGGCTCGACTTGATCACCTTGGGCGATGAGGTGATCGGCTGCCACTTGGGCTGCGAAGTGGTGCGCGCTGGCAAGCGTTATTGGAGCACCTTGCGTTTCGGTTATTGTGAAGCGGTATTTGCCGATGCACGCACGTTGCGCGAGGTGAATTCGATCACCACCTTCATGGCCTTGGAATGGGCGCTGGAGCATGGCTTTGATTATTACGACATCGGCCTGTGCCTGGCGCGCCCCGATGACGGTTTGCTGAAATGGAAACGCCGCCGCGGTGGCGATATCGATTCGCTGGGCAACCATGCTTATCTGTTTGTCCGCTTGCCTAGCACGGGTACGGCGAAGTTTCTTTGGGACACGCCAATGTTCGCGGTGGAAGGCGACAAACTTACACTGCACCTAGGGCTGCCAGACGGCCCGAGTGCGGAGGAAGTTGCCAGCCGCTACCACGAAATGGTGTTTGGCGGCTTGCACAAGATTTATCTTTACGGGGGCAGCGCAGCGGCTGAGCCGTTTGTGGCAACCCTACGCGGCCGTTACGCCAACCTGCAGTCACCGCCCACCGTGGAAAGGGTTATGTGCAATTGAGCGGTGCCAGGAGGTTGGATATGTTCGCGCTATAAGCGTGTAGTATCCGGCGCACTGCGGCGGCCAATGGGGTAGGGAATGATCGAGGTATCACGGTTTTGGCGCGACCCTGGGTTGCCGTTCGTCGAAGCCAGGCGGGTGGGGGATGGGCGCCAAGTCTGCTACGCCGCGCATTCCCACGAGAGTTTTTCCATCGGGGTGATCACCGGTGGGCGCAGCACCTACCTCAGTGGTGAGCAACACATCGAGGTGGCGGCGGGTACCACGGTGCTGATGAACCCAGGCGTTGTGCATACCTGCAACCCCATCGCGGGGGAGCCTTGGTCCTACCTGATGCTATTCGTCGATTTGCCCTGGTTGCAGGCGCGGGGGTTTGCTTTGCCGGCCCAGGCCTGGAGTACCTCGCCTGCGTTGTACCGGCGATTGTTGCAGGCCTTTGCCGACCTGTTCGACGCCAGCGTGGCCGATCGGGAAGGCCGGCTGGCTGCGCTGTTTGCTGCACTGCCCGGCCTGCTTGGCGGTGACGCCAGCGCGAATGACCAGGGCAACCCGCGGTTGGACGCCGCCGCAGCCTTCATACGCGCCCATCGTAGCGACCCGCTGAGCCTGGCAGACATTTGTGCCGCCTGTGGCTTGTCGCGCTCCTACCTGATTCGTGCCTTCCGCCAACGCTTTGGCCTGACGCCGCATGGCTACCTGCTTGACCAGCGCGTGCAACTGGCCAGGGCGCAGCTGCGCCAGGGCAGAGCCATTGCCGACGTTGCGCAGGAGGCCGGGTTTG
Proteins encoded:
- a CDS encoding AraC family transcriptional regulator, with translation MIEVSRFWRDPGLPFVEARRVGDGRQVCYAAHSHESFSIGVITGGRSTYLSGEQHIEVAAGTTVLMNPGVVHTCNPIAGEPWSYLMLFVDLPWLQARGFALPAQAWSTSPALYRRLLQAFADLFDASVADREGRLAALFAALPGLLGGDASANDQGNPRLDAAAAFIRAHRSDPLSLADICAACGLSRSYLIRAFRQRFGLTPHGYLLDQRVQLARAQLRQGRAIADVAQEAGFADQAHLQRAFKQHLAATPGHYRDAAE
- a CDS encoding NADP-dependent glyceraldehyde-3-phosphate dehydrogenase; this encodes MDRLLDSLFPSADNIPETWRLEAPLEQRDYLVNGELRRWDGPLATVRSPVWLKEGNEERQVLLGSAPLLDADTALSALDAAVQAYDKGRGAWPNMRVAERIQHVETFLARMREQRQAVVKLLMWEIGKNLKDSEKEFDRTCDYIVDTINALKDLDRRSSRFELEQGTLGQIRRAPLGVALCMGPYNYPLNETFTTLIPALIMGNTVVFKPAKFGVLLIRPLLEAFRDSFPPGVINVIYGRGRETVSALMASGKVDVFAFIGTHKAASDLKKLHPRPHRLRAALGLDAKNPGIVLPQVDLDNAVEEAVTGALSFNGQRCTALKILFVHEDVVDAFLDKFQHKLAALKPGMPWEPGVALTPLPEPGKVDYLNGLVADATGKGARVLNEGGGHSRGSFFYPALLYPVNQHMRVYHEEQFGPLVPVVPYRDLQTVIDYVLDSDYGQQLSLFGNDPATIGSLVDIFANQVGRININAQCQRGPDTYPFNGRKNSAEGTLSVHDALRVFSIRTLVATRFQEANKELISEIIRNRQSSFLTTDYIF